Proteins encoded within one genomic window of Anopheles gambiae chromosome 3, idAnoGambNW_F1_1, whole genome shotgun sequence:
- the LOC1279952 gene encoding phospholipase A2 group XV, whose product MNQRYLFVLCAVLLGCCAPSSGVFFNHGGTYLGSLKHLFRKYSHMREPERHLSPVVFVPGDGGSQMDAIIDKPNKVSILCQKHTTTFFNLWLNKELLLPLVIDCWIDNIRLEYDNVTRTTCNSPGVTTRVPGFGQSETVEWIDPSHASVGAYFVNIANALVSNGYVRDKSIVGAPYDFRKGPTENKEYFLQLKFLVEQTYTINHDTPVTFIVHSMGAPMTLHFLQLQTAQWKAKYIKRVISLAGAWAGSVKALKVYAIGDDLGAFALSGKVMRAEQITNPSLAWLLPSPLFWKPNEVLARTQSRVYTMAQMEEFFEDLEYPNGWEMRKDSLPYTLNFTAPGVELHCLYGSKINTVESLDYQKSYDLSGTPVLKMGNGDGTVNSRSLEACLQWTTQQKQTIVAKEFPGADHMSILADVNVIENIVKLLLSDVAN is encoded by the exons ATGAACCAACGCTACCTGTTCGTGCTGTGTGCGGTACTGCTTGGCTGCTGTGCACCGTCCTCGGGAGTGTTCTTCAACCACGGTGGCACCTATTTGGGATCGCTCAAGCATCTCTTCAGGAAGTACTCTCATATGCGCGAGCCGGAACGCCACCTATCGCCAGTTGTTTTCG TACCCGGAGATGGCGGTAGCCAGATGGATGCAATCATCGACAAACCGAACAAGGTTTCGATCCTGTGCCAGAAACACACCACCACGTTCTTTAACCTTTGGCTGAACAAGGAACTGCTGCTTCCCCTAGTGATCGACTGCTGGATCGACAACATTCGCCTCGAGTACGACAATGTGACGCGCACCACGTGCAACTCGCCCGGCGTTACGACGCGCGTGCCAGGCTTCGGCCAGTCGGAAACGGTCGAATGGATCGATCCGTCGCACGCGTCGGTCGGTGCGTACTTTGTCAACATCGCCAATGCGCTCGTTTCGAACGGGTACGTGCGGGACAAATCGATCGTTGGCGCACCGTACGACTTTCGCAAGGGACCGA CCGAAAATAAAGAGTATTTCCTGCAGCTAAAGTTTTTGGTCGAGCAGACGTACACCATTAACCACGACACACCGGTCACCTTTATCGTGCACAGCATGGGCGCCCCTATGACACTGCACTTCCTGCAGCTACAAACGGCCCAGTGGAAGGCAAAGTACATAAAGCGCGTCATTTCGCTTGCCGGTGCTTGGGCGGGCAGCGTGAAAGCCTTGAAGGTGTACGCAATCGGCGATGATCTCGGTGCGTTTGCGCTGAGCGGTAAGGTGATGCGTGCCGAACAGATCACCAATCCGTCGCTCGCCTGGCTGCTCCCATCGCCACTGTTCTGGAAGCCGAACGAGGTGCTCGCACGGACCCAGTCGCGCGTATACACGATGGCACAGATGGAAGAGTTTTTCGAGGATCTGGAGTACCCGAACGGGTGGGAAATGCGCAAAGATTCCCTGCCGTACACGCTTAACTTTACCGCACCCGGTGTGGAGCTGCACTGTCTGTACGGCAGCAAAATCAACACTGTTGAATC CTTGGATTATCAGAAATCGTACGATCTGAGCGGCACACCAGTCCTTAAGATGGGCAATGGCGACGGTACGGTCAATTCTCGTTCGCTGGAAGCTTGCCTGCAGTGGACAACGCAACAGAAGCAAACGATCGTTGCCAAAGAGTTCCCAGGGGCCGATCACATGAGCATTCTGGCGGATGTGAACGTTATCGAAAACATCGTGAAGCTGCTCCTGTCGGACGTTGCAAACTGA